The following proteins are co-located in the Blastopirellula sediminis genome:
- a CDS encoding HYExAFE family protein has protein sequence MTIRSNHYEAAFEAYLRQLQTPYVAVDESRRSIAADGTIKNVDFIVSPSGSEMSWLVDVKGRQFPSGRKNRYWKNWATIDDLQAMAQWELLFGPQFRGLFVFAYLVTGDMAPLPQNFLFPFRGEVYAFVGVRIDLYAAWARRISPKWRTIAMPTTAFRQLAQPLKLFLETQAVSGGDFDRRRATEMAPMF, from the coding sequence ATGACAATTCGGTCGAATCACTACGAAGCTGCTTTTGAGGCCTATCTCCGTCAGTTGCAGACCCCCTATGTGGCGGTCGATGAGTCGCGACGCTCGATCGCGGCCGACGGAACGATCAAGAATGTCGACTTCATCGTTTCCCCATCGGGAAGCGAGATGTCGTGGCTGGTTGACGTCAAAGGTCGCCAGTTTCCTTCCGGTCGCAAGAATCGCTACTGGAAGAACTGGGCGACGATTGACGACCTGCAAGCGATGGCCCAGTGGGAACTGCTGTTCGGACCGCAGTTTCGCGGGCTCTTCGTCTTCGCTTACCTGGTAACCGGCGATATGGCGCCGCTGCCGCAGAACTTTCTCTTTCCGTTCCGGGGAGAGGTTTACGCGTTCGTGGGCGTCCGGATCGACTTGTATGCTGCGTGGGCACGCCGGATTTCGCCGAAGTGGCGGACGATTGCGATGCCGACCACCGCGTTCCGTCAGCTCGCGCAGCCATTGAAGCTGTTTCTCGAAACTCAGGCGGTGTCCGGCGGCGACTTTGATCGTCGCCGGGCGACCGAGATGGCGCCGATGTTCTAG
- a CDS encoding sigma-54-dependent transcriptional regulator — translation MAEVLIIDDEPSVCWAVSSLAEAKGHHAEVAASAEEALQKLSSYQPAAIVLDVRLPGMSGLEAIDAIRQASGNAPVILITAFGDLETAVAAVRSGAFEYIVKPFDAATITGALERALAPRESSLEVSLDAAPISPDGMVGKSPSIQAVFKKIAQAAAADACVLIEGESGSGKELAARAIHHHSARSSGPFVAVNLASLSPSLVESELFGHTRGAFTDAHNAKPGYLQLANGGTLFLDEVADIPAAAQVKLLRALEHGEVTPVGGGQPVPTRFRVVSATHRNLLGQVEAGEFRHDLYFRLSAFRMQLPPLRERVDDIPELARYFLSQLGGDQVAITSAALTELKRRPWYGNVRELRNALEHAQIVSMGDAIRVEHLPTAAPPLNTTGHVDLADQIRAWAQRQLASGESIDNLHARLLALVEPPLIRAALEKHQGQFVAAAKTLGMHRTTVKKKADEYGISSD, via the coding sequence ATGGCGGAAGTTCTGATCATTGACGACGAACCGAGCGTCTGCTGGGCTGTCAGCTCTTTAGCGGAAGCGAAGGGACATCACGCGGAAGTCGCCGCGTCGGCCGAAGAAGCGCTGCAGAAACTGAGCAGCTACCAACCGGCGGCGATCGTGCTCGACGTTCGTCTGCCAGGAATGTCGGGACTCGAAGCGATCGATGCGATTCGCCAGGCATCCGGCAACGCTCCGGTCATCTTGATCACCGCCTTTGGCGATCTCGAAACCGCCGTCGCCGCCGTTCGCAGCGGCGCCTTTGAATACATCGTCAAACCGTTCGACGCGGCGACGATTACCGGCGCATTGGAACGAGCGCTCGCGCCGCGCGAATCGTCCCTTGAAGTATCCCTTGACGCGGCGCCGATCTCGCCCGACGGTATGGTCGGCAAGTCGCCATCGATTCAGGCGGTCTTCAAGAAGATCGCCCAAGCGGCTGCGGCCGACGCCTGCGTGTTGATCGAAGGGGAAAGCGGATCAGGGAAAGAGCTCGCAGCTCGAGCGATTCACCATCACAGCGCCCGCTCGTCCGGACCGTTCGTCGCAGTGAACCTGGCGTCGCTCAGTCCGTCGCTGGTCGAAAGCGAGCTGTTCGGCCATACGCGGGGCGCGTTTACCGACGCTCATAACGCCAAGCCCGGTTACTTGCAACTGGCCAACGGTGGGACGTTGTTCCTGGACGAAGTCGCCGACATTCCGGCGGCCGCGCAAGTGAAGCTGCTGCGGGCCTTGGAACATGGGGAAGTGACCCCGGTCGGCGGCGGGCAGCCGGTCCCGACGCGCTTTCGAGTCGTTTCGGCGACGCACCGCAACTTGCTTGGCCAGGTCGAAGCGGGCGAGTTTCGACACGATCTCTACTTCCGGTTGAGTGCGTTTCGAATGCAGCTTCCGCCGCTCCGCGAGCGGGTCGACGATATTCCGGAACTCGCTCGTTACTTCCTGTCGCAACTTGGCGGAGACCAGGTTGCGATCACCTCAGCGGCGCTCACCGAACTGAAGCGTCGTCCCTGGTACGGCAACGTCCGCGAATTGCGGAACGCGCTGGAACATGCGCAGATCGTCAGCATGGGCGATGCGATTCGGGTTGAGCATTTGCCGACCGCGGCGCCTCCGCTGAACACCACGGGACACGTCGATCTGGCCGATCAGATTCGGGCTTGGGCGCAGCGGCAACTCGCCAGCGGCGAATCGATCGACAACTTGCATGCACGATTGTTGGCCTTGGTCGAACCGCCGTTGATTCGCGCAGCGCTCGAGAAGCACCAAGGACAATTCGTCGCCGCCGCCAAGACGCTCGGCATGCACCGAACGACCGTCAAGAAGAAGGCGGACGAATACGGGATATCGAGCGACTAG
- a CDS encoding sensor histidine kinase, which yields MRWPLRIQLLLPFAAVMLAIMVGVTLVTAQISVTNAKSRIESRLRDVAAVLQSATFPLSDAVLEQMKGLSGAQYAVTQDGQLIRSTLNGLQSEQLASLSVTDSIDDLSLAEEISIDDQEYFHAAVALQGRSQPGQVLHMFYPVDSYRKAWSAAAGPPFWIGLVGFVVLVLVAFALARTVTAPIAQLRQQVERIAAGDASPIPPRGTNDEVRDLVDAVNQLAEQLTAYDEKIRTLERTRVLGQLGAGFAHQVRNAATGCKLALDIHALHCPQAHDESMAIANQQLALITTHLQAIVNFGKEERRDFQPLDLREVVLEALPLVRPLAQHHHVNITFDSDGAFPMQGEPTLLQTVIVNLLTNAVEAIAAQPRVNPSVDGEVRVELNQEPRGIRLTVADNGPGLPQEIAATAFDPLITSKREGVGLGLTIVREVARVHHGEATYRRENGETRFEIHLSDMRND from the coding sequence ATGCGCTGGCCGCTACGAATCCAATTGCTGCTCCCCTTCGCCGCCGTGATGCTGGCGATCATGGTCGGCGTCACGCTGGTCACGGCGCAGATCTCGGTCACCAACGCGAAATCGCGGATCGAGTCCCGCCTCCGGGATGTGGCGGCGGTCTTGCAATCAGCCACTTTCCCGTTGAGCGACGCCGTTCTGGAACAGATGAAAGGGCTCTCCGGCGCTCAATATGCCGTGACCCAAGATGGTCAGCTGATTCGTTCGACGTTGAATGGATTGCAATCAGAGCAGCTTGCTTCGCTTTCGGTGACCGACTCGATCGACGACCTCTCATTGGCCGAGGAAATCTCGATCGACGACCAGGAGTATTTCCATGCGGCGGTCGCGCTACAGGGACGCTCACAGCCGGGACAAGTGCTGCACATGTTCTATCCGGTCGACTCGTATCGCAAAGCTTGGTCGGCGGCGGCTGGCCCGCCGTTTTGGATCGGACTGGTCGGCTTCGTCGTGCTGGTTCTGGTCGCGTTCGCGCTGGCCCGCACCGTCACGGCGCCGATCGCGCAGCTGCGACAGCAGGTAGAACGAATCGCGGCGGGAGACGCTTCGCCGATTCCGCCCCGTGGAACCAACGATGAAGTTCGCGACCTGGTCGATGCCGTCAATCAACTGGCCGAACAGCTGACCGCCTACGATGAGAAAATCCGCACGCTGGAACGCACCCGCGTGCTCGGACAATTGGGCGCCGGTTTCGCCCACCAGGTTCGCAACGCGGCGACCGGATGCAAGTTGGCCCTCGACATCCACGCGCTCCATTGCCCGCAGGCACATGACGAAAGCATGGCGATCGCCAACCAACAGCTGGCGCTGATCACCACGCACTTGCAGGCGATCGTCAACTTCGGCAAAGAAGAGCGGCGTGATTTTCAGCCGCTTGATCTGCGCGAGGTCGTGCTGGAGGCGTTGCCGCTGGTGCGGCCTTTGGCCCAGCATCATCACGTCAACATCACGTTCGACAGCGACGGCGCCTTTCCGATGCAAGGAGAGCCGACGCTATTACAAACGGTAATCGTCAACCTACTGACCAATGCGGTCGAAGCGATTGCCGCACAACCTCGCGTCAATCCGTCAGTCGATGGCGAAGTGCGGGTAGAATTGAACCAAGAGCCCCGCGGCATCCGCCTGACGGTGGCGGATAACGGTCCTGGGCTGCCGCAGGAAATCGCGGCGACCGCATTTGACCCGCTGATCACCTCCAAGCGCGAAGGGGTCGGGCTTGGCTTAACAATTGTCCGCGAAGTGGCCCGCGTCCATCATGGCGAAGCGACCTATCGCCGCGAGAATGGCGAGACGCGATTTGAGATTCACCTGTCCGATATGAGAAACGATTAA
- a CDS encoding DUF1559 domain-containing protein translates to MICAENRRGFTLVELLVVIAIIGVLIALLLPAVQQAREAARRMQCSNNLKQLGLAIHNYESTFKRFPASVIIDAGSASNNGSWGVHGRILDYLEQANLSGVVNLNVAWDNQISIHEIKVPGFACPSDPKSDTFRVTRTNSPPATPDRPSLYPTTYGFNMGTWFVWDPATRRGGDGMFYPNSHLSFAAATDGTSNTLLAAEVKAFTPYTRNTQPPATTIPANVGAAEAAVAAASSEFKVDTGHTEWPDGRVHHTGFTAAMTPNTYVKFTSGGTDYDADYNSWQEGKTGGSAGATYAIITSRSWHPGVVQVARVDGSVSSVAETIDLNTWRSMATRSGGEVIPGN, encoded by the coding sequence ATGATCTGCGCGGAAAACAGGAGAGGCTTTACGTTGGTTGAGCTGCTGGTGGTGATCGCCATCATCGGCGTCTTGATCGCATTGCTATTGCCGGCGGTCCAGCAGGCCCGCGAAGCGGCCCGACGTATGCAATGCAGCAACAACCTGAAGCAACTGGGACTGGCGATCCACAACTATGAGAGTACGTTCAAGCGGTTTCCGGCGAGCGTCATCATCGATGCTGGTTCAGCGAGCAACAACGGCTCTTGGGGAGTACATGGACGGATTCTCGACTATCTCGAGCAAGCCAACCTTTCGGGCGTAGTGAATCTCAACGTCGCTTGGGACAACCAGATTTCGATTCATGAAATCAAGGTGCCGGGCTTCGCTTGTCCGAGCGATCCGAAGTCGGATACGTTTCGCGTGACCCGCACGAACTCGCCGCCTGCGACGCCCGATCGTCCGAGTCTCTATCCGACGACGTATGGGTTTAATATGGGGACTTGGTTCGTCTGGGATCCGGCGACGCGCAGGGGAGGAGACGGAATGTTCTATCCGAACAGTCACCTCTCCTTCGCCGCCGCAACTGACGGGACCAGCAATACGCTGTTAGCCGCCGAAGTGAAAGCTTTCACCCCTTACACACGCAACACGCAACCGCCGGCGACGACGATTCCGGCCAATGTGGGCGCCGCAGAAGCGGCCGTCGCGGCGGCGTCTTCCGAATTCAAGGTCGACACCGGGCATACCGAATGGCCGGACGGACGCGTTCATCACACCGGGTTCACTGCGGCGATGACTCCCAATACGTACGTAAAATTCACCAGCGGCGGTACCGACTACGACGCCGACTACAACTCATGGCAGGAAGGCAAAACCGGCGGTAGTGCAGGGGCCACCTACGCCATCATTACCTCACGCAGTTGGCACCCGGGCGTCGTTCAGGTCGCGCGGGTCGATGGGTCCGTTTCGAGCGTCGCCGAGACAATCGATCTGAATACCTGGCGTTCTATGGCGACCCGCAGCGGTGGAGAGGTGATTCCCGGCAACTAG
- a CDS encoding RNA polymerase sigma factor encodes MTDFAQLDEKERMIALVTASQTGDRDAFGQLVEQFQGVVFAIALKRLRDYAEAQELCQDVFIQAMQKMDQLREPAAFPGWLRSITVRMAINRAVRRPPDIATEPDTLAATCVDRRTPLDMLIDGERAENLHEGLAQLRDLDRETLRAFYVEGQSLREMSDEFDAPIGTIKRRLHVARKRLAKEMEEQIAV; translated from the coding sequence ATGACTGATTTCGCGCAACTTGACGAAAAAGAGCGGATGATCGCCCTGGTTACGGCTTCGCAGACCGGTGACCGTGACGCGTTCGGCCAACTGGTCGAGCAGTTCCAGGGAGTCGTCTTCGCGATCGCACTGAAGCGACTGCGTGATTACGCTGAGGCGCAGGAACTGTGCCAGGACGTCTTCATCCAGGCGATGCAGAAGATGGATCAGCTCCGCGAGCCGGCGGCTTTCCCCGGCTGGCTGCGTTCGATCACGGTCCGCATGGCGATCAACCGCGCTGTGCGCCGCCCTCCTGACATCGCGACCGAGCCGGATACGCTGGCGGCGACTTGCGTCGACCGTCGCACTCCGCTCGATATGCTGATCGACGGCGAGCGCGCCGAGAACCTGCACGAGGGCCTGGCCCAACTGCGTGATCTCGACCGCGAAACGCTCCGTGCGTTTTACGTCGAAGGTCAGTCGCTGCGTGAGATGAGCGACGAGTTTGATGCTCCGATTGGTACCATCAAGCGTCGTCTGCACGTCGCGCGTAAGCGTCTGGCGAAGGAGATGGAAGAGCAGATCGCCGTCTAA
- a CDS encoding peptidase MA family metallohydrolase has protein sequence MQTRFHGLFLILGLVISQHAGAAEWDSQSSNFQIRTFRGGPNAQQLLEQCERLRLDLQQVWLSEADRRDWSPRCQVIVHATKASYQTAVGGGGAQTSGSSLVQASRGVIVNRRIDLLYDAKKGASALPHELTHIVLADRFEDGHPPRWLDEGIATMADSQEKRTLHHRDCHDALRSGDALRVVQLLRLEQFTSAKQVPAFYGQSLSLVHFLAEQDEPTKLIDFAEAAIERGYDRALRDIYQIEGIEELERRWRKYAWNTGARAPQSLVSFVR, from the coding sequence ATGCAGACTCGTTTCCACGGATTGTTCCTAATCCTCGGACTGGTCATTTCCCAACATGCAGGCGCCGCCGAGTGGGATAGCCAATCGAGCAACTTCCAGATTCGGACCTTCCGCGGCGGACCCAATGCCCAGCAGTTGCTGGAGCAGTGCGAAAGGCTGCGGTTGGACCTCCAGCAGGTCTGGCTCAGTGAGGCGGATCGCCGCGACTGGAGTCCCCGCTGTCAGGTAATCGTTCACGCGACCAAAGCGAGCTATCAGACCGCCGTCGGTGGCGGCGGAGCCCAGACCTCCGGCAGCAGCCTTGTTCAGGCATCGCGCGGCGTAATCGTGAATCGCCGAATCGATTTGCTCTACGACGCTAAAAAGGGGGCGAGCGCCCTGCCGCATGAGCTGACGCACATCGTCCTGGCCGATCGTTTTGAAGATGGACATCCGCCCCGCTGGCTGGATGAAGGAATCGCCACGATGGCCGATTCACAGGAGAAGCGGACGCTGCATCACCGCGATTGTCACGATGCGCTGCGCAGCGGCGACGCTCTGCGAGTCGTTCAGCTTCTTCGTTTAGAGCAGTTCACCTCGGCCAAACAGGTTCCCGCCTTCTACGGCCAGAGCTTGTCGCTGGTCCACTTCCTGGCGGAACAAGATGAGCCTACCAAGCTGATCGACTTCGCCGAAGCGGCGATCGAGCGCGGGTACGATCGAGCCTTGCGCGACATCTACCAGATCGAAGGGATTGAAGAGCTCGAACGGCGGTGGCGAAAGTATGCCTGGAATACCGGGGCGCGAGCGCCGCAGTCGTTGGTCTCGTTCGTCCGCTAA
- a CDS encoding anti-sigma factor, which yields MKRKMDCSEVRDRLSEFFDGEMPEESQMAMADHLADCESCAQELTEFHDLSQITATLDHPLPPPGLWDSLEAQLAVADGVSAESLAAAAPYRWTTGPFVPWVLALAASVVFAIGWFGYQSNLTMLGNLSIATVFDQYFDTLHHDPVAAQQLLLAEYDGQPIDAENAVHFVGYHPAITAGMPEGYAHYSCNVIKLPHGDAVHCQYLRPDGSALALFEHDGERPAWFGDRPATEAIHGDTKVKVVDLDKRVAATWRQGDRHITVVGAHDANEIGQLTGWFGERASLLDE from the coding sequence ATGAAACGTAAAATGGACTGCTCTGAAGTTAGAGATCGATTGTCAGAATTCTTCGATGGCGAAATGCCTGAAGAATCGCAGATGGCGATGGCCGATCACCTGGCCGATTGCGAATCATGCGCCCAGGAACTCACCGAATTCCACGACCTGTCGCAAATCACGGCGACGCTCGATCATCCGCTTCCTCCGCCGGGACTCTGGGATTCGCTCGAAGCTCAACTCGCCGTTGCGGACGGCGTCTCTGCCGAAAGCCTGGCGGCGGCCGCGCCGTATCGTTGGACCACCGGCCCTTTTGTTCCGTGGGTGTTGGCGCTGGCCGCCAGCGTCGTCTTTGCGATCGGCTGGTTCGGCTACCAGTCGAATCTCACCATGTTGGGCAACCTTTCGATCGCCACGGTCTTTGACCAGTACTTTGATACGCTCCATCACGATCCTGTCGCCGCCCAGCAATTGTTGCTGGCGGAATACGACGGCCAGCCGATCGACGCCGAAAACGCGGTTCATTTCGTGGGCTATCATCCAGCCATCACCGCCGGCATGCCGGAAGGTTACGCGCATTACTCCTGCAACGTGATAAAGCTGCCGCATGGCGACGCCGTCCACTGCCAATACTTACGACCCGATGGAAGCGCATTGGCGCTCTTCGAGCATGACGGCGAACGTCCCGCTTGGTTTGGCGATCGCCCGGCGACCGAAGCGATCCATGGCGACACCAAAGTGAAAGTGGTCGATCTCGACAAACGAGTCGCCGCCACCTGGCGACAAGGGGATCGGCATATCACTGTCGTTGGCGCGCACGACGCCAATGAAATTGGTCAATTGACCGGCTGGTTCGGAGAGCGAGCCAGTCTTCTCGACGAGTAG
- a CDS encoding RNA polymerase sigma factor: MNTAKTPDISRRNSELAASKKVNEESIPPGVDPLAEVAAACRQGNMAARRQLYDACSEHVFRVAARIAGPQDAADVTQQVFLQAFRSIDKFDGRSKFETWLHRIAVNEALQHLRRNRRHKHSDLDWEPEEESTAPGERTEQKEALEQALASIDPELRSIFLLREVEDYSYHEIAESLHIPEGTVGSRLNRARRELKRQLQDLGYSDM; encoded by the coding sequence ATGAATACGGCAAAAACTCCCGATATCTCGCGAAGAAACAGCGAGCTCGCCGCATCGAAGAAAGTGAACGAAGAATCGATTCCCCCAGGAGTTGATCCTTTGGCCGAAGTCGCAGCGGCTTGTCGGCAAGGAAACATGGCAGCGCGTCGTCAGCTGTACGACGCGTGCAGCGAGCACGTCTTTCGCGTCGCCGCCCGAATCGCCGGGCCGCAAGACGCCGCCGACGTCACGCAGCAGGTTTTCCTGCAAGCGTTTCGCTCAATTGACAAGTTCGACGGCCGCTCAAAGTTCGAAACTTGGCTTCATCGAATCGCCGTAAACGAGGCGCTACAGCACTTGCGGCGCAATCGCCGTCACAAGCATAGCGATCTCGACTGGGAGCCGGAGGAAGAATCGACCGCGCCGGGCGAGCGAACCGAACAAAAAGAGGCGCTCGAACAAGCGCTGGCAAGTATCGATCCCGAGTTAAGATCGATCTTCCTGCTACGCGAGGTCGAGGACTACTCGTATCACGAAATCGCTGAGTCGCTCCACATTCCGGAAGGAACGGTCGGCTCGCGATTGAATCGCGCGCGACGAGAATTGAAACGACAACTGCAGGACCTGGGTTATTCCGACATGTAA
- a CDS encoding wax synthase family protein produces MSLLGMATGLAELPNKLAVGWLGMVGMILLLHFGLFHLLSCWWRSRGVDAPPLMNAPLLARSVSEFWGRRWNGAFRDLTHRFLFRTLAVRIGAAWAVMIGFLFSGLVHDMVISYPAGGGYGWPTAYFLLQGSAILLERSWLGKRASLHRGWQGRAFAAVVLVAPIAWLFHHWFVENIIVPMLLVWKEIG; encoded by the coding sequence ATGTCTCTGTTGGGGATGGCGACAGGTCTGGCGGAACTTCCTAATAAGTTGGCTGTCGGCTGGCTCGGCATGGTGGGGATGATTCTTCTGTTGCACTTCGGGCTATTTCATCTCCTGTCGTGCTGGTGGAGAAGTCGAGGAGTCGACGCTCCGCCGCTGATGAACGCTCCGCTGTTGGCTCGCTCGGTTTCCGAGTTTTGGGGACGGCGCTGGAACGGGGCCTTTCGCGATCTGACGCATCGTTTTTTATTCCGCACGCTGGCGGTGCGCATCGGCGCGGCATGGGCCGTGATGATCGGGTTTTTGTTCAGCGGACTGGTGCATGACATGGTCATCTCTTATCCGGCAGGCGGTGGATATGGATGGCCCACCGCCTATTTCTTGCTGCAAGGGAGCGCCATTCTGCTGGAGCGGAGTTGGCTGGGGAAGCGAGCCTCGCTTCATCGTGGTTGGCAGGGAAGGGCGTTCGCCGCGGTCGTGCTGGTCGCGCCAATCGCGTGGTTATTTCATCACTGGTTTGTCGAGAACATCATTGTCCCGATGCTGCTCGTCTGGAAAGAAATCGGATGA
- a CDS encoding glucuronate isomerase translates to MSIELRKQLFEQLDQIVLVDPHSHINPLSPASTTLADILGYHYYTELSHSAGMPKDQIEEPGLDPKEKVRRLVENFGPIENTIQYSWFIEFAQKMFGFADERLTTDNWEALYDSAAERMACDDWEETVLRESKLEGVFLTNDFDDALEGFDTSRYIPCLRTDDLVFHLSKLPVAERLENATGISISGRAALESALDKLFDHFVGKGAKACAISLPPDFAPHYVSDNRADIAIKNILGKGLDADPNDRHAASNFVFWSLAERCRQHKLPFDLMIGVNRGVYETGVYQGQDLYDSRVSLIQYRQLFNAFRDVTFPVSVLASVTNQELVSYSWIFPNVVANGHWWYSNTPAYIESDLAARLEAIPQTKVIGYYSDMYKLEFGMPKFAMFKRILAKVLAERFVVDRGWSEDRALELGRTVLRGNVESIFGLEG, encoded by the coding sequence ATGTCGATCGAGTTGCGAAAACAGCTTTTTGAACAGCTAGACCAAATCGTTCTGGTTGACCCCCATTCGCACATCAATCCGCTCAGCCCGGCGTCGACGACGCTAGCCGACATCCTGGGGTATCACTACTACACCGAACTTTCGCACTCGGCCGGCATGCCGAAGGATCAGATCGAAGAGCCCGGTCTCGATCCGAAAGAGAAAGTTCGCCGCTTGGTCGAGAACTTTGGTCCGATCGAAAACACGATCCAGTACAGCTGGTTCATCGAGTTCGCGCAGAAGATGTTCGGCTTCGCGGACGAGCGACTGACGACCGACAACTGGGAAGCGCTCTACGACTCGGCCGCCGAGCGGATGGCGTGCGACGACTGGGAAGAAACGGTCCTGCGCGAAAGCAAGTTGGAAGGGGTCTTTCTGACCAACGACTTTGACGACGCGCTGGAAGGTTTCGACACTTCGCGTTACATCCCCTGCCTGCGAACCGACGACTTGGTCTTCCATCTCTCGAAACTGCCGGTCGCCGAACGCCTCGAAAATGCGACCGGGATTTCGATCAGCGGGCGTGCGGCGCTCGAAAGTGCGCTCGATAAGCTGTTCGATCACTTCGTCGGCAAAGGGGCTAAGGCCTGTGCGATCTCGCTGCCCCCGGATTTCGCTCCGCATTATGTGAGCGACAACCGCGCCGACATCGCGATCAAAAACATCCTGGGCAAAGGACTAGACGCCGATCCTAACGATCGCCACGCTGCGTCGAACTTCGTCTTCTGGTCGCTGGCCGAACGTTGCCGTCAGCACAAGTTGCCGTTCGACCTGATGATCGGCGTCAATCGCGGCGTCTACGAAACCGGCGTCTACCAGGGGCAAGACCTCTACGACAGCCGGGTCTCGCTGATTCAGTATCGCCAGCTCTTCAACGCGTTCCGCGACGTCACGTTCCCGGTCTCGGTCCTGGCCAGCGTCACCAACCAAGAGCTCGTCAGCTACAGTTGGATCTTCCCGAACGTCGTCGCCAACGGTCACTGGTGGTACTCCAACACGCCGGCCTACATCGAAAGCGATCTGGCCGCGCGGTTGGAAGCGATTCCGCAAACCAAGGTGATCGGCTACTACAGCGACATGTACAAGCTGGAGTTCGGCATGCCGAAGTTCGCGATGTTCAAGCGGATCCTCGCCAAGGTGCTGGCCGAACGCTTCGTCGTCGATCGCGGCTGGAGCGAAGATCGCGCCCTGGAATTGGGGCGGACCGTCCTTCGCGGCAACGTCGAGTCAATCTTCGGACTCGAAGGCTAA
- a CDS encoding inositol monophosphatase family protein: MSDYLTTCERAARAAGAVLLDWQGKFRIREKGRADLVTEADVESQKKIQEIVLGDFPDHGFLGEEEDPANAASAQYDYRWIADPLDGTTNYVHGLANYSVSLALQHKGEVIVGVVYDPVHDQCFAAERGKGATLNGAKLSVSDITDLEGALVAASFAAGIQRDSPEIHQFVEVLVRCQAMRRLGSAALNLAYVAAGILDAYWASSVKIWDVAAGVLIVEEAGGVIRGVGGERFDWNRPKVVATSTLALHDQLQAAIKV, from the coding sequence ATGTCTGATTATTTAACGACTTGCGAGAGAGCTGCCCGAGCAGCAGGCGCCGTTTTGCTCGATTGGCAAGGGAAGTTTCGCATCCGCGAGAAGGGGCGGGCCGACCTCGTCACCGAGGCGGACGTCGAGTCCCAAAAGAAGATCCAAGAAATCGTTCTGGGTGATTTTCCTGATCATGGATTCTTGGGAGAAGAGGAAGACCCGGCAAATGCGGCCTCGGCGCAGTATGACTATCGCTGGATCGCCGACCCGCTCGATGGGACCACCAACTATGTTCATGGGCTAGCGAATTATTCGGTATCACTTGCTTTGCAGCATAAGGGGGAAGTGATCGTCGGCGTCGTCTACGATCCCGTCCATGACCAATGCTTTGCAGCCGAGCGCGGCAAAGGGGCGACGCTCAACGGCGCGAAGCTTTCAGTCAGCGACATTACCGATCTGGAAGGGGCGTTGGTCGCCGCAAGTTTTGCGGCCGGGATCCAGCGCGACTCGCCCGAGATTCATCAGTTCGTCGAAGTTCTCGTTCGCTGTCAGGCGATGCGCCGGCTTGGCTCGGCGGCGCTCAATTTGGCCTACGTCGCCGCCGGGATTTTGGACGCCTACTGGGCGTCGAGCGTTAAAATATGGGATGTGGCCGCCGGCGTGTTAATCGTCGAAGAAGCAGGCGGCGTCATTCGCGGCGTGGGAGGAGAGCGGTTCGACTGGAATCGTCCCAAAGTCGTCGCGACGTCGACTCTCGCTCTGCATGATCAACTCCAGGCCGCCATCAAAGTTTGA
- a CDS encoding GNAT family N-acetyltransferase, translating into MIIRPETPDDVPAIRTLLLAAFPTAIENEIVDQIREADCEQISLVADEEGQIVGQILFTPATIERGKHVVNGWGLAPVSVLPKAQGRGVGAELIRQGLDQLRVMDANFVIVLGDPKYYPKFGFQPSSQWNVRSELAGVPDEAFMMIAYCEDAIGDGGIAKYRKEFASAV; encoded by the coding sequence ATGATTATTCGCCCCGAAACGCCGGACGACGTTCCGGCGATCCGTACCCTGTTGTTGGCCGCCTTTCCGACTGCCATCGAAAATGAAATTGTCGATCAGATTCGGGAGGCCGATTGCGAGCAAATCTCGCTTGTCGCCGACGAAGAGGGGCAAATTGTCGGGCAGATCTTGTTCACGCCAGCGACGATCGAGCGCGGTAAGCACGTTGTGAATGGTTGGGGGCTTGCACCGGTATCGGTATTACCGAAAGCGCAGGGGCGCGGAGTTGGCGCCGAGTTGATCCGCCAGGGACTCGATCAGTTGCGCGTGATGGACGCCAACTTCGTGATCGTCCTGGGCGATCCCAAGTACTACCCGAAGTTCGGCTTTCAACCGTCGTCGCAGTGGAACGTTCGTTCCGAACTGGCCGGCGTTCCCGATGAGGCGTTCATGATGATCGCCTATTGCGAAGATGCGATCGGCGACGGTGGGATTGCCAAGTACCGCAAAGAGTTCGCTTCGGCCGTCTAG